AAATCGATGCGGTCGTCGTCGGCCGAGCCCGAGACATCGCTGCCCCAGGTGTAGCCCCAGCGGGAGACCTCGGTCTCGCCGTCGTTGAGCCGGTCCTGGTGGTAGCCGTCGGTGAAGCCGAGCGTGTCGATGACGTGGTGGCTGAGCGGCGCATCGACGGCGAGCGGGATGTAGCCCGCGTCTGCCGCGGCCTGGGTCCAGTCCAGGTGCGAGGGCTCGTTGAAGTCGCCGGTGAAGAAGACGGGCAGCCCGCTGGCGAGCGCGGTCTGCATGTCCGCATCGATATTGGGCTGAGTCGAGCCCCAGTTGTTCAGGTCGTGGACAAAGTCAATGATCTCCTGCTCGCTGTGGCCGTCGCGCGCGGCGTAGGGGATGTACGAGTCGTTCCAGTTCGGGTGCAGGCCGTAGTGCGTGTTGAAGACCCACACGCTCTGGCCCGAGGGCAGGACGACACGCGCGCCGTAGTTGCCGTCGGTGGTCTCGGCGATTTCGTAGCGGCTGAGGATGCCGCCGGCGGAGGTGTCGGCGTAGTGCCACTGCCCGCCGCCGAGCGCGGCGAGTCGGCCGAGGAGGTCGGCCGGGCCGTTGCTGTATTCCTGGAGCCCGACGATGTCCGCGCCGCTGTCGAGGACGGTCTGCGCCGCCGCGTCGCCCCGCTCCATCGTCTGCCAGTGCGGCCCGCTGGTCGCGTTGTTCCCGAGGACCGCCTCGGTGTTGTACCAGACCGCGCCCGGCGAATCCCAGCCGTACAGCGAGCTGACGCGGACGTTATACGTCATCACCGACAACGCCTGCGGCTCTGGCTCCTGCGCAAACACCGGCGACGCCTGCAGGGATGCAAGCGTCACGATGAGCAAGGTCGCCCAGCGATGGATTCCAAACATCACAAAATCCATTCGGTAAGAGAATCAAGCAACAATGCGTCAGCGTCGGCGACAACCGATGCAAGCGCCGACAACCAGCAGCGCCAGCGTCCCCGGCTCGGGGATGTTCACGTCCGGCGGGGTGCCGTCGGACCAATTCGCGATGACGAGGTCGAGGTCGGCCTGCCCGACAAGCGCATCACCGCTGAGGTCCCCGGCCGAGCGGTCGTAGGCCGCGACGCTGTCGCCCCAGTGGGCCAGCAGCACGTCGAGGTCTTCAACCCCGACAAAGCCGTCGCCGGTGATGTCGCCGGGTTCACCGGGCTCGGGGAACGCAAACCGCGCGGCGACCGCGCGGTGGTCGGAGCTGTAGTTGGATAGCGCGATGTCGCTGGACACGCCGCCGGCCGAGCCCGTGTCGCCGACCAACTGCACATCGGTGAGCGCCAGCCCCTCGCCCTGGTAGTAGACAAAGTCGATCCGGTCGTGGACCTCGAGCGAAGGGTCGTTGGTCGTCCAGGTGTAGCCGAGGTCTGCGGTTTCGTCGGGGAGGATGTCGCGGTAGGTGTCGATGAAGCCGGCATCCGTGACCGTGATGGAGGTGGGCCAGGGGACGACGTGGGTGTGGTCGCCCGTGCCGTCGGGCCCGGCCGCTGCCGTCCAGTCCAGGTGCGAGGGCTCGTTGAAATCGCCCACGAGGAAGACCGGCGCGCCGTCGGGGACGTTCGCGGCGATCTCGTTGAGCACGACGCCGATCTGCCCGGCCCGCGCGCTGTTGGCCCGGGCGACGGCCTGGGCCACATCACCCGCGTCCGAGCCGGTGTTGATCGGGGAGCCGCACCCCAGCGCCCCGGCCTGCGGGTGCAGCTCGTAGGGCTGGTACGGGCACGAGGTCAGGTGCACACTGAAGATGTAAGCCAGCCCCAACGCGCCCATGTCGATTTGCACGCCGTTGTCATAGGTGTCGGTGATGTCGAAACGGGTGATGATGCCGTTGCTGGACCCGCGTTGGCTGTCGCTCAAGACGTGCCCGTTGTAGCCCAGCAGGTTCGCCATCGTCAGGGTCGAATTCCCGCCCTCCTGGATCCCGATGATGTCCGCCCCGGCCGCGAGGATTGCATCGACATCCGACTGGTTGCCCCCGCCCAGCACGTTATAGGACAGCACCGTCACCTCGGACTGCGCCGCCGCGGAGGGGCCAAGCGACAACAGCACCATCACAAGCGGAATCAGGAAACGTAGTCTCAGCATCGTGTTCTCCGTTGAGGCGTCAAACCGACCGACGCCGCCGACCCAGCAGCCCGCCCGCCAACAACAACGCGCCCAGCGTGCCGGGCTCGGGGATGTTGACATCGGGCGCGGTGCCGTTGGACCAGTGGGCGAGGACCGCGTCGAGGTCGGCCTGCCCGACGACGCCGTCGCCGCTCAGGTCGCCGCGCGACCAGTCGTAGCGGGTCACCGTATCGCCCCAGTGGGCAAGCAGGAGGTCGAGGTCTTCGACACCGACGAACCCGTCGCCCGTGAGGTCACCGATGAGGGCCTGGTCGAACAAGACGTTGTCGAGCGCGAGCTCGTTGTTTTCGCCGCCCGTATGCACCAGCCGGAGCGTGAGCCCGCCCATCACGGCCCCGGCGAGGCCGGTCTCGACATGCAGGGTCGCGTCGTCGCCGACGTTGGCCGTGCCCGAAGTGATGACCGCACCGCCGCTGTCGCGCAGCGACCACTGCACGGACTGGCCCGTCGTGTTGCCCGAGTCCCAGTCGATGAGGTCGAAGGCGTGGATGATCCCGGCGTAGTCGGCATCGGGCGCGATGGTCGCCTGGTAGGTCGCGCCGCTCGCTTGGCCGCCGTTGCCCGAGTCGAGGAACGCGACGCCGTCACCCCAGTTATTGCCTTCCCAGTAGGACCATTCCCCGCCGTTACTCGTGTACGACAGCGCGAGTTTGGGCGTACTCAGCGCGTGGTCGGCGTAGTCCTGGTCGATCGCGTCGCCGTTGCTGCCCAGTGCGGTGAAGGTCAGCGTCGTCGTCCGCAACGCGCCGAGCTGGAACTGGCTCGCAACGCCACGATGGTCGGAGGGGAAGCCGCCGACGCCGAGGTCGGAGAATCCGTCGCTCGGGCCGACCGTGTTCGAGCTGGTGGGCGTGACGTCTTGCCCGGCGTAGTAGACGAGGTCGATGCGGTCCTGCGGCTCGTTTTCACCCGCGTTGATGTAGTCCGGGCCGTACACCGGCGACCAGGTATTGCCCGGCGTCGCCACCTCGTCCGGATGCACCACACGGAACGAGTCATTGAGCCCGGCGTTTTGTACCGCGGTCGATGTCGGCCAAGGCACCTCGGCGCTGTGGACGCCCGCCGCGTCGGCCCCGGCCGTCCAGTCCAGGTGCGACGCCTCGTTGAAGTCCCCGGTCAGGAACACCGGCAGCCCGCTGTTGAGCGCGACCTGCATCTCGTTCAAGACCGACGCGATCACACCGCCCCGCGCATCAACCTGGTCCTGGACCACCGCGTCGATGTCCGACGGGTTGTCCGGGTCGTAAAGCGCCCCACCGAAGTACGGGATCCCCTCGAGCTGGTACGGCCCATAGGGGTGGTGGATCAGGTGGACATTGAACACGTACGCCTCGTGCCCGGGCGCGAGCTCGATGCGCACGCCGCTGCCAAACGAGTCGTCGAGGATGCGGTAGCGCGACGCGATCATCGACCCGCCGTCGTAGGACATGCCCAGCGCGTTGGCGACCGTCGTGCCGTGGCCCCCGCCCATCTCCTGGAACCCGACGATGTCCGCCCCGCCCGCCTGCACCGCCGCGACGATGCCCGCCCGCCCGGACGACGAGCCCTCGGAAGTCCAGACATTGAACGACATCACCCCCAGCGACGGGCCCTCCTGCGCCAAGGCAGGGCAAGCGAGAGACACGGGCAAGGCCACACATCCCGCCAGAACAAAACAGCCGGTCCAACGCATCAAAACACTCCTTCAGGATCGTTCTCCCCCAAGGCGGGCGTACACACAGCCCGCCCCGATAGACTTCACCGGGCACACGGTTTTCTTACAAAACGCCCCGACTCAGCCGTCATAGCCAAACGCCTCGATAAACGGGGCAAGCGTCTCAAACGCCGGGGCCAGGTGTTCCTCATAATGCTTCCACCGCCCGACCGCCCGGGTGTAGACCGGCTGCTTCACCGCCTCATACGTCGGCGAGCTGACCTGCCGCTCCTTGCCCAAGCGCTCGCGGTAGTCCATCACCGCCGGGTCCCACGGCAGCCCGAGCGTCTCGAGCGCCCGCCGCGCCTGTTTTTCAAGGTCCGCCACGCTGTCCTCGTAGCGCACCTCGCACCACGGGTTGGGCACGATGTCGCGGAACTTCAGCCAGGCATTCATATCCAAAGCGTAACGCTGGGCCGTACGCTCGACCGAGAGGAAGTTCACACTCACCGGGTTGAGAGGCAGGTAGCGCAAGTAACAACTCAGCACCACGTCGCGCGGGTCGCGCAGCGCGATGAGGATGCGCGACTGAGGGAACAGCCGCAGCAAGACCGGCAGGAACAGGTTGTACGCCGGGTTCTTGTCCAAGTGCATCCGCCCGGCGATCGGCTCACCAAGGAGCTGCTCCATGACGTTGAAGTAGTTCTGCTGCTCGGTGCGGATCCGTTTGATCGAGAGCCCGTTGAGCACATCGAGGATCGGGCCGGCGCGTTGGCCGGGCCGCTGGATCTCGTCGAACTGCACCTTACCCAGGTAGTCGCGTTCCTCGCTCGAAACCAACTCGTCGTGCGCATCGAGTACCTGCTCAAGCAGCGTCGTCCCCGAGCGCGGGAAGCCGGCGAGGATCGCCGACCGCGTGTCGGGCAGGTCCGCCGCCTCGTCGCGCCACCGGTTGAAGTCCGGGGCCGAGATCGACTGCACCATCGCGCCGAACCGTGCGAGGACGCTGTTCGCGGCCGTCTGTTCCTTCGCACAGCGCCCGCGCTGCGCCTGCTTGCAGGTGCCGATCGCCTCGATCGCTTGTTCGTATTCCCCCTGCCGGTCGTAGAGCAGCGCGAGGTCGGCCCAGGCCTTGCACGCCCACTCTTCGTCGGCCGGGAGCTTGCCGATCAGGTCCCTGAGCGCCGCCTCGGCCGCGTCGGGCCGCTTGTCGCGCAGCAGCAAACGCGCCTCGATCAGCGCGAGTAGCGGTAGGCGCAGTCCTTGTGACCGCGCGCGTTCAACAAGCCCGCGCGCCTCGTCCAGCCGGTGCGACCGCTCGTACTGCGCGGCGAGTTCCATCCAAGTCCCCGGCTGTACGCCCGGCAGCGCGCAGGCCTTCTCGTACGCCGCCACAGCGCAGCCGGTCTGATTGGTCAGCGTATAGGTCTCGGCGATGTAGTGGTGGACGCCCGGGTGGTCGGGCGCAAGCAGACGCAGGCGGTCGAGCATCACCTCCATCTCCGCCAGCCGATACCGCTCGGCGTGGACGCGTGCGGCGAGGAGATAGGCCCGGATATTGTGGGGCAACTCCTTGACCCCGCGCTCGTAGAGCGCGAGCGCCTCGTCGCGCTTGCCCCGCTCCCAGCAGGCCTTGCCCATCTGGAGGGTGTCAGTCATCTGGTCGATGAGCGCCGGCGTTGCGGCGGGGCCGGCGCGCTTGGTGGGCTTGCGCGTCTTGGCGCGTTTCAGTGCGGCGCGGCGTTGTTTGCGAGAGGCCATAGGTTGATTGTAGAGGCCGTAGGCGGGTTGTAGGTTGGGCTGTTGGGTGGAGACAAAACAATCCCCCGCGTCGCCGCGGGGGATTGCATGGAGAGACAGGTGATCCGCTGGCGGTGCGTAACTAGCGACGCCGACGCAGCAGCGCCAAGCCACCGAGGCCGAGCAGCGCCAGCGAGCCGGGCTCGGGCACTTCGTTGATCTCGAACGTGACGTTATCGACGTAGCCGTCGGGGCCCCCGCCGGTGTTGTGAACATTAGCGTAGACCGAGACCTGGACCGTTGCGGTCCCGACGGGGATCAGCCCGGAGTCGGTCAGTTGGGTCCAGGTCTGGAGGTTGGTCCCAGGGCCAAACTCGGCGGTGCCGAGACTGCTGCTGCCGGCATCAAGGAAGTCGAAATGGACCACCGAGGCGTCGTCATCGGACTGGTAGGTGCTGAAGAATGCGCTGGCGGAGTACTGGGCGGTGCCTGCGGCGATCTGGGTCGCGGTATCGCCGGTCGAGACGTCAATGAGTTGCGAAACTTGACCTGGGCTTAAGACATCGCCGCCGCTGCTCTGGTTGGGGGTGAAATAGCGGTCGCCCCCACCCGCCAGGGGGCCGCCGTTGTCGTACTGACCCGAGGCATAGGTGAAGCCAGCATCGGACCCTTGATTCCAAGAGTTCAGTTCCGCGGCTCCATAAGCACCGGTCCCGGGCAGGAATACATCCTCGAACCCCCCGTCAACAACGAGGTCCGTGCCCAGTGTCGCCGCGTCCACGTCCATCGCGAAGCCGGCGCAGCCGACGACCGCCACAGCGGCGACCAAGGTTTCTTTGCTGAATCGCATCGTTAATCTCCTAAAGTGAGAAAATCCATCCAAGTCTCCTCCACGGACCTTCCGCTTCGGACCCGGCACAGCGCCGGGCTATTAGTTCTTCACCTGTGCCAGCCCACTCTTACACCGGGCCTGAAAAATAACTCCCTAACAAACGTCGGCTCCTGCCGCCGCGCGGGCTGGGCTGGGCTGGCCGATCAGCGACATCATGCACCTGCCATGTTGCTGGCGGATGATTGGCGGGTCAGAAAACCGTCAATCCGGCACCACCGACAGCGACAGCGCCACATTGTCGGCATAGCCATCACGGACATAGGGTGGGGTGTGGTGGCCGACGTTTTCGATCACGATCTCGATCGAGCGGGTCCGGGCCGGGACCTGGCCGTGGCTCTCCCGGAGTACGAAGCCGGATTCCCCATCACGGTCGTACACATGGACCGGGTCCAGGGCGGCGGGCCGTCCCACACGCCGCCCCCGCTCATCCATGAAGTGGGCGGTCAGCACCAGATACTCGTCCTGCTCGGCGTACCCGCCCAGCCAGGCCGAGAGGTCAAACGCCACCTGACCGGCGTCGATCAGCCCGGCCAAGCCCGACACGTCCACCCGCTGGCGGATCGAGCCCTCGGCCATCCCGGCATAGAACGCTTGGCCGTGGTCATCGGGCATCGGGTGCAGCGCGGGATTGGGGTAGTCAAAGGCAGACGCGGCCTCGTACGGGAGCAGCGTCCCGGGCCCGGTGTCTTCCCACCCGGGCACGCGGATGTTCTCGACATCGTGAAGTGTTGCGCCGGTAACATGCCCCGGCTCGCCCTGCTCGAAGTCGCCGTTGACGACGAGGTTGCGGTACAAGAGCGCGACATGGGGCGCGAGGTCTTCGAACGCTCGGCCATCCACCTCGATCGTGCGGGCGACGCGTGTGTCGGCGTCGATGGCGAGCCCGTCGCGCGACTTAACTGATCCGGCCTCGCCGAGGTGGCCCTGGGTGTCGAACGCGGCCGCGGTGACTTCGCCGGCGAAGACCTGCACGGCGCTGTCGCCGGCGGCGTCGGCGGTCATCGCGAACTCGGTGCCCAGGTCCACGACGCGCATCGTTGGCGTATCGACCGTGAAGCCGTACGCATCCTTGGGCACGTTGGCGACCATTGCGCCCTCGATGAGCGCCATGCGGTTGTCGCCGCGCAGGTCGATCAGCGCGGGGCCGCGGAAGGTCGCGACCGCGCCGCTCTCGAAGCGGACCTCGGCGATCCCGGCGTCGAGCTGGAGCATGCCCTTGCGCAGCGGTGTGCCGGGCCGGGTCGAGCGTGTGTGATTGGCCCACCGGACACCCCGGCCACCGACAAGGTGCGCGACCACGGGGGGCAGGGACTGGCCGGCCGTATCGGCGTCTTGTTGCTCGACCAGCGTCGGCGTCGCGCTCTGCTTCCCGCCCAGCCAGCCGGCATAGCCCGCGAAGATCAGCCCAAACGCCACCGCCGCCGCGACGCTGTAGGCCAGCGCCTTGGGGATCACAACCGCCCGCGCGACGCCGTGCTCGCCCGGGCGTTCGCCGCGACGCGACATCGCCGCGCGCCGCGCCTTCTCGCGCCGCTGCGCGAGACCGCGACGCTTCATTTCTTCGGTCAGGTCGACCATCCCGCTGTCGCCGGCCCCCTGCTCGATCGCGAGCAGCTGCTGGAGCACGTCGCCGTAGTCCACGTCGGTGGCGTCACTGTGATCGTCCTGGATCTGCTGGAGGTCGCGCACATGCAGCTGGTCGTAGACCTGACGGTGCAGCCACGCGGACTTCGCGAAACGCCGCGCATTCTCCGAGCTCTCTTTTACCCATGCATTGAGCGCCGCGCCCTGCTCGGGCGTCAGCGTCTCGTCGAGGTAGGCATCAATCAACTGTTGCGGGTCCAACTGTTGCAGGTCGTTTTCCATCACTCCCCCCCCTTGCCGTCTGTGTGATGCATCTGCTGGTCGATGCACTTCTCGAGTGCGGCACGGATGCGGTGCAGCATCACGCTCACCGCGTTCGCCGTCATCCCCATCTTCTGCGCGATGCGTGCGGGCTTCATCTCACGCACGTATCGCATCTCCAACACCGTCGCGGCACGCCCCTGCACCCGCTGCACACACGTATCCAGCGCCTGCTTGCGATTGTCCAGTGCCGGCTCAAGCTCGCTGTAAGCCCGGGCGATCCCGTCGATCGCCTCGCTGTCGAAGACGTGCTTATCACGCTTCACCTTGCGGTAGTAGTTGTACACCTTGAACCGCGCGATCCCGATCGCCCAGGGCACAAACGGCCGGGACGGGTCGTACTGCTCAAACTGCTCGGCCACCGCCACGGCGACCTGCTGGATCAGGTCCTCGGCCGCGTGGAAGTCCAGCACCATCGACGACACAAACGCCGCGATATGCGGCTGGGCCTGTGTCCACAGGACCGCCAGGTCTTTACGCTGCTGCTGCTCACGGTTGGGTAACGCCATCTTCAAGGTCTCAATCGTATGCTAACAGTGTCGTCTGTAAAAACCCCGTCGGCAACGGCGTCGCCGACGGGGCGAAGGAGGAAGCGGGTCTGCCTTGTATCGGCAATGAGTCGGATTTAGTGCGGGTCGAGCTGGACGTCCCAGTCGCAGCGGTCCTGCGAGCACTCGATATCGCCCGCCTTGAGCGACGAGACGTGGGAGTCGAGGAACAGGTAGTTGGCGTTGGTCTCGTCGCCGTGGCGCTCGAGCCCCTTCTCGCCAACGCCCGAGGCGACGGCGCTGCGGTCGTAGCCCGAGGCCAGGGCGTTGGTGTTGCTGTAGATCCAGAAGCGGTCTTCGGGGAAGTAGAGAAGGTTGCCCTGGGCGTCGGACGAGCTGTTGCCGTCGCCGAAGCTGATCGAGTCGGTGGCCGATTCGACTTGCCCCTGCTTTGTGGTTTGGTACGTCGAGCCGCCGTAGCCCGCCCAGGAGCCTCGGCCGTGGGGCGGCTGGAAGGTGCCCACCCCGCCGCCGGGCCAGTGCACATCGACCGCGCCCAGCCCGCTGGGGATGTTGGTTTCGTTGGAGTTGGGCTGGCCGGCCTCATTGAACGCGCCGTCGGCGTAGCGCTCGTCCGCCTCTTCGGGGCAGTCGAACACATCGGGCGACTCGTTGCCGTACTCCCACAGCAGCCCGCGCCAGGACAGCTCGATATTCCCCGCCAGCGGGTCGATCTTCCACGACGAGCCGTTGGTCGAACTCACCCACGCCTGCATGGGCACGATGCGTTCCTTGTAGTCCGATGAGAACGCGGCCTCGGAGATGCCGACCTGCCGGAGGTTGGACTTGCACTTGACGTCACGCCCCGACCTACGAGCCGCGCCCAAGGCCGGGAGCAGGATGCCGATCAGCAGCGCGATGATGCTGATGACGACGAGCAGTTCAATCAGGGTGAACGCACGGGGGCGACGGCTCAGTTGGCGGGTTCGGTGGGTTCGGTGGGTTCGGTGGGTCATGGCGGGTCCTGTTCGAGTTTGGAGACGGTCGGCCGAGCCACGCGACTCTTGGGCGATCGCCCTCTGTGGATGATTACCCCGCGGTGCCGGTTTCTTACATCGCGGGTCGATGATCGAGGCGGGCGTGAGTATGCCCGCATTGCATGCGCTCTCGATGTGGGACGGGTGAGAAACGGGTGAATGAGCACCAGGTGAGTAACAGGTGAGCGCGACGTTGGCGGACTGGACCTACCGCGACACCACCGGGCACGTTTTCCACAGCCCGACGGACAGCGAGATAAACACCCCCGCCCTCCATAAACTCCCATTTCAACAGGGCTAAAACCACGCGCTGAAAAAATCGCAAACAACTTCAAGGGCGAGCGTTGACCTGTGCGATACACCTACATATAGTGGTTGCTCGGCTGGAACCCACCGAATCTGGTGGAAAAAGTCGGAGGGATGCAGTTCTCTCTTTAGACCGTGTGACTCGGTGCCCCAACTCGGCAGACCCGCCCCGGCCAACAGGGTGGAGCGGTATTGCGCCGGAAAAGGGGCTTGACAAAACCGAACAAAGTCCTAAAAAGAACACCTGCAAACCACACCCCGGCACGGTGCCGAGGACACTGGACGACGACGGGGCCTGCGGGCCCGGAGGTCACGTGGCTATGGACAGCCGATCAACGCACCAATCCCCGACACCGCACCGCCGACCCGTGACCCCTCGGGACGGCGGGCCGGCGTGTCCGCCTCGGCGGCGGCACCGGCGCGGGCGGCGGCGGGGACTGGTGGGGAGACCCGACTAGCTCTCAACCGTCTTGCCCCGTCATCCGGGGCGAGCGCTTCGCAGCCCCCCGACGGAGCTTGGGCGGCGGCGACGCGCGTGACAGAGACAACTCAACCCCGGCCACAGGGCGGCAGGCGGAGGCCTCAGCCCAGGCGCGGTTTGTACGCACGGACTTTCCCCGCTCAAACACCCCCGCAGACCGACACGCACACGCCTCAACGACCCACACCCACAACGACTCGCCACGACCCGCACATACCCGCCTCTTTTCATACCGACCGGAGTTTTATCCATGGCCCAGACGACCCCGCCCGACCTGACCCAGAACACGACACCCACGCCCAGCGACACCCTGATCCAGGTGACCAAGCGTGACGGCCGGGTCGTCGAGTTCGAGCCCGATCGGATCCAGCGGGCCGTCGAAGCCGCCTTCCGCGCCGAGTACTGCGACAAGACCAACAGCCCGCTGAGCGA
The sequence above is a segment of the Phycisphaeraceae bacterium D3-23 genome. Coding sequences within it:
- a CDS encoding prepilin-type N-terminal cleavage/methylation domain-containing protein, yielding MTHRTHRTHRTRQLSRRPRAFTLIELLVVISIIALLIGILLPALGAARRSGRDVKCKSNLRQVGISEAAFSSDYKERIVPMQAWVSSTNGSSWKIDPLAGNIELSWRGLLWEYGNESPDVFDCPEEADERYADGAFNEAGQPNSNETNIPSGLGAVDVHWPGGGVGTFQPPHGRGSWAGYGGSTYQTTKQGQVESATDSISFGDGNSSSDAQGNLLYFPEDRFWIYSNTNALASGYDRSAVASGVGEKGLERHGDETNANYLFLDSHVSSLKAGDIECSQDRCDWDVQLDPH
- a CDS encoding endonuclease/exonuclease/phosphatase family protein, whose amino-acid sequence is MSLACPALAQEGPSLGVMSFNVWTSEGSSSGRAGIVAAVQAGGADIVGFQEMGGGHGTTVANALGMSYDGGSMIASRYRILDDSFGSGVRIELAPGHEAYVFNVHLIHHPYGPYQLEGIPYFGGALYDPDNPSDIDAVVQDQVDARGGVIASVLNEMQVALNSGLPVFLTGDFNEASHLDWTAGADAAGVHSAEVPWPTSTAVQNAGLNDSFRVVHPDEVATPGNTWSPVYGPDYINAGENEPQDRIDLVYYAGQDVTPTSSNTVGPSDGFSDLGVGGFPSDHRGVASQFQLGALRTTTLTFTALGSNGDAIDQDYADHALSTPKLALSYTSNGGEWSYWEGNNWGDGVAFLDSGNGGQASGATYQATIAPDADYAGIIHAFDLIDWDSGNTTGQSVQWSLRDSGGAVITSGTANVGDDATLHVETGLAGAVMGGLTLRLVHTGGENNELALDNVLFDQALIGDLTGDGFVGVEDLDLLLAHWGDTVTRYDWSRGDLSGDGVVGQADLDAVLAHWSNGTAPDVNIPEPGTLGALLLAGGLLGRRRRSV
- a CDS encoding endonuclease/exonuclease/phosphatase family protein; the protein is MFGIHRWATLLIVTLASLQASPVFAQEPEPQALSVMTYNVRVSSLYGWDSPGAVWYNTEAVLGNNATSGPHWQTMERGDAAAQTVLDSGADIVGLQEYSNGPADLLGRLAALGGGQWHYADTSAGGILSRYEIAETTDGNYGARVVLPSGQSVWVFNTHYGLHPNWNDSYIPYAARDGHSEQEIIDFVHDLNNWGSTQPNIDADMQTALASGLPVFFTGDFNEPSHLDWTQAAADAGYIPLAVDAPLSHHVIDTLGFTDGYHQDRLNDGETEVSRWGYTWGSDVSGSADDDRIDFVYYQGDGVTVSDSTLIGEANGTGVNGSGDVDLAAWWNNDALHTVSDHRAVAIDFELAPFILGDLTGDGFVGVADLDLLLANWGDSVAAYNRALGDPSGDGVVGQQDLALVLANWSQGTAPDINIPEPGSLMLLGAGCILTARRRRR
- a CDS encoding sulfotransferase, encoding MASRKQRRAALKRAKTRKPTKRAGPAATPALIDQMTDTLQMGKACWERGKRDEALALYERGVKELPHNIRAYLLAARVHAERYRLAEMEVMLDRLRLLAPDHPGVHHYIAETYTLTNQTGCAVAAYEKACALPGVQPGTWMELAAQYERSHRLDEARGLVERARSQGLRLPLLALIEARLLLRDKRPDAAEAALRDLIGKLPADEEWACKAWADLALLYDRQGEYEQAIEAIGTCKQAQRGRCAKEQTAANSVLARFGAMVQSISAPDFNRWRDEAADLPDTRSAILAGFPRSGTTLLEQVLDAHDELVSSEERDYLGKVQFDEIQRPGQRAGPILDVLNGLSIKRIRTEQQNYFNVMEQLLGEPIAGRMHLDKNPAYNLFLPVLLRLFPQSRILIALRDPRDVVLSCYLRYLPLNPVSVNFLSVERTAQRYALDMNAWLKFRDIVPNPWCEVRYEDSVADLEKQARRALETLGLPWDPAVMDYRERLGKERQVSSPTYEAVKQPVYTRAVGRWKHYEEHLAPAFETLAPFIEAFGYDG
- a CDS encoding FecR domain-containing protein, with product MENDLQQLDPQQLIDAYLDETLTPEQGAALNAWVKESSENARRFAKSAWLHRQVYDQLHVRDLQQIQDDHSDATDVDYGDVLQQLLAIEQGAGDSGMVDLTEEMKRRGLAQRREKARRAAMSRRGERPGEHGVARAVVIPKALAYSVAAAVAFGLIFAGYAGWLGGKQSATPTLVEQQDADTAGQSLPPVVAHLVGGRGVRWANHTRSTRPGTPLRKGMLQLDAGIAEVRFESGAVATFRGPALIDLRGDNRMALIEGAMVANVPKDAYGFTVDTPTMRVVDLGTEFAMTADAAGDSAVQVFAGEVTAAAFDTQGHLGEAGSVKSRDGLAIDADTRVARTIEVDGRAFEDLAPHVALLYRNLVVNGDFEQGEPGHVTGATLHDVENIRVPGWEDTGPGTLLPYEAASAFDYPNPALHPMPDDHGQAFYAGMAEGSIRQRVDVSGLAGLIDAGQVAFDLSAWLGGYAEQDEYLVLTAHFMDERGRRVGRPAALDPVHVYDRDGESGFVLRESHGQVPARTRSIEIVIENVGHHTPPYVRDGYADNVALSLSVVPD
- a CDS encoding endonuclease/exonuclease/phosphatase family protein; this encodes MLRLRFLIPLVMVLLSLGPSAAAQSEVTVLSYNVLGGGNQSDVDAILAAGADIIGIQEGGNSTLTMANLLGYNGHVLSDSQRGSSNGIITRFDITDTYDNGVQIDMGALGLAYIFSVHLTSCPYQPYELHPQAGALGCGSPINTGSDAGDVAQAVARANSARAGQIGVVLNEIAANVPDGAPVFLVGDFNEPSHLDWTAAAGPDGTGDHTHVVPWPTSITVTDAGFIDTYRDILPDETADLGYTWTTNDPSLEVHDRIDFVYYQGEGLALTDVQLVGDTGSAGGVSSDIALSNYSSDHRAVAARFAFPEPGEPGDITGDGFVGVEDLDVLLAHWGDSVAAYDRSAGDLSGDALVGQADLDLVIANWSDGTPPDVNIPEPGTLALLVVGACIGCRRR
- a CDS encoding PEP-CTERM sorting domain-containing protein, coding for MRFSKETLVAAVAVVGCAGFAMDVDAATLGTDLVVDGGFEDVFLPGTGAYGAAELNSWNQGSDAGFTYASGQYDNGGPLAGGGDRYFTPNQSSGGDVLSPGQVSQLIDVSTGDTATQIAAGTAQYSASAFFSTYQSDDDASVVHFDFLDAGSSSLGTAEFGPGTNLQTWTQLTDSGLIPVGTATVQVSVYANVHNTGGGPDGYVDNVTFEINEVPEPGSLALLGLGGLALLRRRR
- a CDS encoding sigma-70 family RNA polymerase sigma factor; this encodes MALPNREQQQRKDLAVLWTQAQPHIAAFVSSMVLDFHAAEDLIQQVAVAVAEQFEQYDPSRPFVPWAIGIARFKVYNYYRKVKRDKHVFDSEAIDGIARAYSELEPALDNRKQALDTCVQRVQGRAATVLEMRYVREMKPARIAQKMGMTANAVSVMLHRIRAALEKCIDQQMHHTDGKGGE